One uncultured Caproiciproducens sp. DNA segment encodes these proteins:
- a CDS encoding HPr family phosphocarrier protein, which produces MTSQKVQILNKIGLHARPASMLVTTAGKYQSNIAIINGERSAIAKSMINLLSLRVKMNDIVTIQADGNDEEQAIAALVELINSKFGED; this is translated from the coding sequence ATGACATCACAGAAAGTACAAATATTAAATAAAATCGGGTTACATGCCCGCCCGGCTTCCATGCTGGTTACCACCGCAGGCAAATATCAATCGAATATTGCCATAATAAATGGAGAACGCTCTGCTATCGCAAAATCCATGATTAACCTGTTGTCCCTGCGTGTGAAAATGAATGACATCGTCACAATTCAGGCGGATGGAAACGATGAAGAACAGGCGATTGCCGCCTTAGTTGAACTAATTAATTCGAAATTTGGAGAAGATTAA